Part of the Quercus robur chromosome 5, dhQueRobu3.1, whole genome shotgun sequence genome, atattatatttaaattagcTAAATGTTAGAAAGATTAGGTACAGATAGCGTAGGGGGACAATGGAGAAGGGGCAATGTGTGCACCAGTGATTGCAGCTGTTTCCCACGAGTTTTCACAGGTGTGGAGCTCTTCTATGTACTCATCTAGTGAGAGCTACTACATataaatatgagagagagagagagagagagagagagagatttatagaggtagagactagagagagaaTGGAAGAGACATTCGGACTGTCCCACCAACTTTACCAGCTTTTCTTAGGCTGCAAATCCACTTTTTTCTATGTAAATAATTACGCATTAGATGCCATCATCACAGAGTCAaataataagagagagaaagaataaaactAGGGAAAAGGGACCAATTTGCAACGGCAAAGgcgatttttttttataccacaAACTCATTTGGCACATCATACACATCTTTGTATTTTTCATagaaattattcaaattttccaTTCCCATAATTGTAACtgtcaaattataataaaaaaaattatattgtgtTTTAGTTTATAAGAATATTCTTTAACATTTCACCATTTGAAGGTAAGAATACCTTTTTGTTGGGTTAGATACAGTCGGATttggtttgaattttgtttctattttataataatcattttaaataatatgtgTATATCATATGTGAAACTTGAATCTAAATTCTTAACCtaaggggaaattttttttaatgacctaCATTTACTTCTCTTAAGATTGGATTTAGTGAACGTTTGGATAACGCGTCTAGTGTCATCGTTGCGCATTCAAGCATTTTTTAGCGGATTTTGTGCACTATTTACGGAACCcgcaaggtttttttttttttaaaaaaaaaaaaaactttaaaaccgGGTCTTATGGTATTATTTacgcatttaaaaattattttattacattattttcagttttcaattttcagcagtaaccggtatccaaacagatctTGTGAACCCGAATTATCAAAACGTTAAGTACTTCATCCCAAACAGATCCTGTTTCCTACGAATGATCAAAACGTTAAGTACTTCatcatattttataaaatgaaaagtacttaacattttgataaatttttcaattttttataaaatatttcttaaacacATACtaacatatactttttttttgagaataaatggcagaattttattcaaagaaagaataaattatacaagaaCAATGCAACATCAAGGAGAGCCAAAGAAAACTGCACAAGCTACAAAGCTTTCCCATCACCTATCAAACGCAGTAGCTATATGCAAGGTTACATCAaggaaagccaaaaaaaaacaagactATCTTACAAACTCAAGACAATCTTCCATAATTAGctcttaaatattttatagcATGGGTTGTAGCAGACCTATCTAGAAAAGAGGAGTTAGGATATTTTATAGCATGGGTTGTAGCAGACCTATCTAGAAAAGAGGAGTTAGGACGTGGAGTACCATAAGCCTCATTCCGCTTATTCTAAATCATCCAGttagttataaaaaatattgtaatctCTAAGTCATTTTCCTTTTGTATAATTTGATCCGCCACATCCACAAATGAAAGATTTGTGTAATGAGGCATATACTAAACACATACTAACTGAAACCATTTATTAAATACTAACTAAACACATAATTATCGATAAAATACTTGCTAAGAAACCTAAAAagatgaaagaatgaaaaaaataaaaaataaaaaaaaagggttggtTTCCGTAGACGTTTAAACTGTAAACTGTAAACAGAGAGTACGACGTCGTGTTGCtgacaagagagagagagagtgtgaataGGCATTTCGGGGtttggaggaagagaaagagtGGAAAGGACAACCAAAGTGCGAATATTAAATGAGTGGACAGATTGCTATCAAGCCCCAGTACCAGTAGTTACAAGAAAGGTAGGTAacagtacacaaagaaaaagaaagagaaaaaaaaaagaaaaaaaagagcgtttgtgtttgtgtgtgtgagagagagtagTGATTCCGTGCCCCAAAAATCTTTCTCTTCCTTCCTTCCAACCCATCTATCTAGTATAGGTCACCTCTATTGGCTCTTCCTCGATTTGATcgttcctctttctctctctaccaaaatattttctctctctctctctcttttaattcttttgccAGTAATGGCAGTGCATCAGTGCCAGTGCAAGAAAAGAGGGGGAGAGTTTTCATTGGGAAGGTAAAGCCTTGCACCAGTACCCCTTCCTTCCTTGTGCCTACCTCCTCTTTTTACCACAGTTTTTAACAGTCATTACTAGCCACCCCTCTCCTTCTTCtataacctctctctctctctctctactgtTTCTCTGTGACTACCCGCGTGCGCTCTGCTTATgagtccctctctctctctctcttattacTCCGTTCATAGAAATGCTACGAACGGAGGAGTGAGTGTGTTCGTGTGTTTGTGTTAGAcaggggggagagagagagagagtgagttaATGCTGTTAAAGAACAGAAAGATAAACAACCTTTTTTCCCAAGGAAATCTGAGCAGGCTTTACCAGACTAACCAAGAGagcaaaacccaaaactaaAAACTCTCTATACTTCAATGACtgactactactactactactaagTACTACTACTATCACTATTTTAGGATTTCCTGTAAAAAGCCTGAAAGTTGTAGCATAAAACCCGGGAGAACCCTGGCGAGAGTTTTAACCCTTCTTTAGAGCAAAAAGATTGcgtaggagagagagagatagtgagaaagtgaaagagagagagaagagggttTGTGACTTATTTGTGTTTACATATAGCAAAGCCCAAGTGAGAGAACTAGGTAAGGATAAGACCGTGAGCGAGTaagaaagagacagagagagagagagagataatggAGAGTGGTTCTAATGGCACCTCTTGTATGATGGCTTTTGGAGAAAACAGTAGTAATGGCCTATGtccaatgatgatgatgatgcctcTAATGACTTCTCATCATAGTCATCATCATCCTAATGCAGACACAAATAGTCTATTCCTGCCTTTACCCCCCAACAACAATCACGaccaccaaaatcaaaaccgCAATACTCCCACTCCTACTACTACTATTAACAATAGCTCCTCTTTCATTCTTGATGATCACAACGCTAACAGCAACACCGGCTTGTTTTTCATGGAGAGTAACAACAACGAGGGCAGCAGTTCTTCTGTGAAGGCTAAGATCATGGCTCATCCTCACTACCATCGTCTCCTGGCTGCCTATGCCAATTGTCAaaaggtgaaaaagaaaaagaaaaagaagctcaAATTTCCATTACCCTTTAACCCAAAAACCATCTTTGGCGCGCTCTTTGTGGAAAATAGACAGATTGAGCTACCTAGTGTGTGAAAATGATTGATAATCTATTTTTGCatgctgcttctttttcttGACAAATTTGAATCTGAAAGCTATCATCTTCATACACATAATATATCTTACTTCATTTCCTTTTACTTTCATGTTTTAGAGTAATTATGTCccaaggggaaaaaagaaaagaaaaggtgaagTCAAAACCCTTTCAACCAAAATGATAGAGACAGTCTTAAGTGTTTGCCTTTTTTCTAATTCCTATAATATTTCTTTATGAGAGGTTTTGAACAAACAGGTTGGAGCACCGCCTGAAGTGGTGGCAAGACTAGAACAAGCTTGTTCAACAGCGGCTAATATGGGCCACTCAGCTTCCACAGGCTGTATTGGTGAAGATCCGGCGTTAGATCAGTTCATGGAGGCCTACTGTGAGATGCTGACCAAGTATGAGCAAGAACTCTCAAAACCCTTCAAGGAAGCCATGCTTTTCCTCCAAAGGATCGAGTGCCAATTCAAAGCACTCGCAGTTTCTTCTTCAGATTCTGGTGATTACCCCTATTTCCCTTGATTATTCTATATACTACTACATCTAGCAACCGTCTTAGATCTTTTGTTGACATATTTTCtgtttatttcttggatttCTCTTTTTGTAAATAACTAGCCATGCATGTGTTTGTTTCCAAGAACATGTAGGTTCAATTATTTAGTGTTAGCTACTTGTAACAATATGGAAGAGAGCTTGTTGACAAAATGGGTACTTTGATTTTTCCCTTTCTCAATGTCTTGTTTTTAGTGATTGTTTCtatatcccccccccccccccccccttcttcctctctattttttcgctTCTCTTTTGTATGTTTGGACTCTTTGAGATACTAGCTAGGGTATCCATATGACCTATGTTTCTAGCAGCATATGCATAGGGATGAAGTGGTACATATTCTTTGCTTAGATTCTCTTCTTGGATTATGTGCATTGAGTTCCGTTGGTTGGTTTTTGATGAATTCTTGAGCTCCTCTGTTGATCgatattgaaatattttcaggtACTGTCAGAAATGTTGTAGACTAGTTTGTCCAGTTTTTTTCCCCCCCGGTTTATTTTATAGCTGGCGTGAGAAACTTTAGACAGAAATATGTAAGAATGGAAAGCCTTTGGAGTTTGGATAATGGATGTCTATGGCAGTTTGAATAAAATGCATCCTGTCCAATCCCGTTTGACATTCTGACTAAGAAATGTGTAATTTGGTTATTCATTGTTGTATATGCTTGGATACTTGAAAGTTTGAACAACATGCCATTTAGCCATATTTATACGGtataacttaaaataatttttagaaattaggGTTTCTGTTGACCTTATTGCCTTGAATGTGAAGCACCATGATTAGGGACTAGATTTTCAATTATGCTTTAGTGTATGCAAATACCGACATACTAGTTTTGGAAATTAAAGCCACTTGGAACACTAGTTGATGAGGTTTGGTAGTGACAGCAACagcccccccaccccccaataCACATGCATATACTTATGATGTGTGTATGCATACCAATCAATCATTCCATTGgaataaataagtttttcatttgtttcaaAACATCAATTGAGGAAACAAGTCCACTAGCGTCTAATGGACTTACCATGGAGTGATAAAAATTCTTAGGTCGATGCTATTACAACACAAATGATCTTCCAATTTTGCGGAGATGTACCAGTGATCTGCTACCTTTGTTCACACCGTATACTTAAAATGCTTTATTCCATTTTCTGATGCCAGTAGAGTCTGGTTATGAATAATTTAGCGAGCATGAAATAATATTCtaagttttaaatattttatttttcttttctacagAAATTTATGAGGTTctcattaataaattacaagttGTCTCAAAAGTTAAAACTGACAGGAAATGATGATATAATCATCATTCTAACACTGACCCTGTTGTGAGCCCTGGCTCCTCTTCAATAAGTGGGACCCAACGTAtggtctttttattttataatttaaatgagAAGTAAAGTGAATATAGGGTTTGAACTCGGGACTAATTTCCACTTGTACCAAAAGTTTAAATTGATATAGGAAATGGCAAATTTAATCATTGTTCTAACTCGCATGTTGGGTCTATAATTTTGTGATGCATGCTGGCTTGGAAAAGGCATGTTGCTAGCTTTCATTGGACTTAattaaaaatgatcaaaaccaTGCATATGTAATTTTGGTGCAAATCAATGAAGGGCCTCCAATACGGTGGAGGATATCAATAGTTGTGTTATAGGGAGAATATCAAGAGGCTATTTGCAAACATATATGGACAAAGGTTTGTTGAAGGGAACGCTACTTCCACAATAGCTTTTGTGCATGTGCATGTGTGCACGTATTGTGTGTGTAGGCTGATagaaaatatttggtttttaataTCAGCAACTCTAATTTTGGGGAGTATATGGTGGTATCATTAAGTCAACTTCTTCTGTGTAGGAGATGGCCTTGAGCTATTCACTTGGAAGCTGTATATGTGCTTCAGATTATATCCAGGAGTCCGTATCACAAACATTATTGACTTCTTAAGCTACTAATGTAATAAATTAGAATGGGGGCACGGCTCCTTTTTTCCCTCCGTATTTTGCTGAATTTATTGCTGATAGTCTTTTAAATTATGATTAAGAAACAATCCATGGAGGTAAATTTCCCCCATCAGATCGAATAAAGtgactttttctttctttctttcttttgaaaaatagttGATTGAAGATTCTTTCTTAGACCATTGATACCTCCACTTTCTAATCCGCCAAAGTTATTCAGCTAATTAGCGCCAGTTGCCATATGAATCTTGCTTGGAGCATCTTTCTAGTGCTTAGATTATTGCACTTTGTatactcttatttttattaaaatatcatctCCTGTCTGGAAGTCTTTGCAGCTTGAATGCATTTTGTAtactcttattttttgtttttaattactTTCACAAGATGTCTCCTTTGAGTTGATGATATAACCTATAAAGGCCATATTTACTTGTGCAGGGACAAATTCTTGTAATCTGGATAGTATGAACTGATTCTGTTGTTACCTTATTATGGATGCTAAAGTTTGTAACTTGGTTAATTAGCTCTATGTAAATGTATGCTAAAGTAGGCCTACATGAATCAAGTATAATATGTATGGTTTTTCCCTGGCTTTGTTGTGATTGTAGATAAAAAGGGCTTTCATGTATGACTACTACAGACATGGATTAAGTAGCACTGTTTCCCTCTAATTTCATTTAGGtgcacaaatttattatatctgTTTGTAATAGTTAGATATAATTACAAATAGTCTTAGTCTAATATTTTCTGTTTATTTCATTTGAATTTCTAAGCACTTTGATTTGTGCATGATGGAAGCAAATACGCACATGGTACTCATATGCTCATTCATTAGCATGTAATTTATGGATTCTTTCCAAGACTTCTAGGACTATTTTATTGTCAATTTACAACTGCTAGATCAAAAGCAGATATAGAACTGCTACCCAAGCATGTATTACTACTGATCGCAACTTGTCATGAAAACCTGTTTTCATGTTGATAGCCTGTGTCGAGGCTGTGGATAGGAATGTATCTTCTGAAGAAGAGGTTGATGTGAATAACAACTTCATTGATCCCCAAGCAGAG contains:
- the LOC126727028 gene encoding homeobox protein SBH1 isoform X2, with amino-acid sequence MESGSNGTSCMMAFGENSSNGLCPMMMMMPLMTSHHSHHHPNADTNSLFLPLPPNNNHDHQNQNRNTPTPTTTINNSSSFILDDHNANSNTGLFFMESNNNEGSSSSVKAKIMAHPHYHRLLAAYANCQKVGAPPEVVARLEQACSTAANMGHSASTGCIGEDPALDQFMEAYCEMLTKYEQELSKPFKEAMLFLQRIECQFKALAVSSSDSACVEAVDRNVSSEEEVDVNNNFIDPQAEDRELKGQLLRKYSGYLGSLKQEFMKKRKKGKLPKEARQQLLDWWSRHYKWPYPSESQKLALAESTGLDQKQINNWFINQRKRHWKPSEDMQFVVMDATHPHYYMDNVLGNPFPMDISPTLL
- the LOC126727028 gene encoding homeobox protein SBH1 isoform X1, which gives rise to MESGSNGTSCMMAFGENSSNGLCPMMMMMPLMTSHHSHHHPNADTNSLFLPLPPNNNHDHQNQNRNTPTPTTTINNSSSFILDDHNANSNTGLFFMESNNNEGSSSSVKAKIMAHPHYHRLLAAYANCQKVLNKQVGAPPEVVARLEQACSTAANMGHSASTGCIGEDPALDQFMEAYCEMLTKYEQELSKPFKEAMLFLQRIECQFKALAVSSSDSACVEAVDRNVSSEEEVDVNNNFIDPQAEDRELKGQLLRKYSGYLGSLKQEFMKKRKKGKLPKEARQQLLDWWSRHYKWPYPSESQKLALAESTGLDQKQINNWFINQRKRHWKPSEDMQFVVMDATHPHYYMDNVLGNPFPMDISPTLL
- the LOC126727028 gene encoding homeobox protein SBH1 isoform X3, producing the protein MESGSNGTSCMMAFGENSSNGLCPMMMMMPLMTSHHSHHHPNADTNSLFLPLPPNNNHDHQNQNRNTPTPTTTINNSSSFILDDHNANSNTGLFFMESNNNEGSSSSVKAKIMAHPHYHRLLAAYANCQKVLNKQVGAPPEVVARLEQACSTAANMGHSASTGCIGEDPALDQFMEAYCEMLTKYEQELSKPFKEAMLFLQRIECQFKALAVSSSDSEDRELKGQLLRKYSGYLGSLKQEFMKKRKKGKLPKEARQQLLDWWSRHYKWPYPSESQKLALAESTGLDQKQINNWFINQRKRHWKPSEDMQFVVMDATHPHYYMDNVLGNPFPMDISPTLL
- the LOC126727028 gene encoding homeobox protein SBH1 isoform X4, encoding MESGSNGTSCMMAFGENSSNGLCPMMMMMPLMTSHHSHHHPNADTNSLFLPLPPNNNHDHQNQNRNTPTPTTTINNSSSFILDDHNANSNTGLFFMESNNNEGSSSSVKAKIMAHPHYHRLLAAYANCQKVLNKQVGAPPEVVARLEQACSTAANMGHSASTGCIGEDPALDQFMEAYCEMLTKYEQELSKPFKEAMLFLQRIECQFKALAVSSSDSARVEAVDRNVSSEEEVDVNNNFIDPQAEDRELKGQLLCKYSGYLGSLKQDFMKKRKKGKLPKEARQQLLDWWSRHYKWPYPSVPITVRLC